The Synechococcus sp. M16.1 genome includes the window GCAGCCTCAGCGGAGAGTGCGTTGCAGTCGCCGTCGGTCACAGGCATCTTGCGCTTCTCACCAGTGGTGTTGTTGGTGTTGGTGATGTGCGCACAGGCGGAGGCCTTCATGATGGCCACGGCGCGGGAAGCGGAACCGGAAGGAACGCCCAGAGCGGCATAGGTCTCGCGCAGACCGTTCAGGCAGCGGTCCTGCAGCACGGAAGCGTCACCAGCCAGCAGGGCGTAGGAGACGTAGCGCATGATGATCTCAGCATCACGCAGGCAAGCAGCCATCTTGCGGTTGGTGTACACACCACCGTTGGGGGCGGTCAGGCCGGTGTTCTCGCAGCAGATGCCTGCAACGGAGTCGGACACCACGCAGGAAGCGTTGGCGGTGATGGCGTTCACGGCGTCCAAACGCTTGTTGCCTGCGGCGATGAAAGCCTTCAGGTCGTTCAGCTGAGCGCCACCGATGAAGCTGCCGCTGGAATCAGCGGAAACAGCCTGCCTAGAGAATGCGTCGAGCATAATCAAATGCTTAGGAGAGGGGGGTAGATGCGATGCATCACCCCGGGACCGTACGCCGCCTGCCAAGGCATGGGGGCAATTGCTTCAGGCTTCTCAATACAAATTTGCACTGCAAAAAGAAAGAAAAACGAAAGTGCGAAGTGGCTTCGATTTAAGAAAGAAGGAGTGCCACTTCACGGCAGCTCCACTGCAGCGGCTGCCACGGATGGCTGCGGCCAACCTCCTCCAACATTGATGTTTGATCCCTCAGCTTCAGCCGCAGGCAGCTCCAGGCGCCCGCGATTCGGGACTTCGCATATTGCGGTGCTGTTTCCGCCAGTGCCTCTCGCACCAGGTCGCTGCGTTCATGCAGCTCCAGCAGCCCGGTGCAGCTCGCCAGCAGGTAGTGGACGCCGTAGTCGCTGCCGAGGCTGGAGCGCAACGCATCGATCTGATCGAGTTGCGCTGCCCTGGGCATAGCCATCAAGGCCTTGGCGGCGGCGTACTGGCGGGCTTCGTCCCGATGCT containing:
- a CDS encoding bleomycin hydrolase — its product is MLDAFSRQAVSADSSGSFIGGAQLNDLKAFIAAGNKRLDAVNAITANASCVVSDSVAGICCENTGLTAPNGGVYTNRKMAACLRDAEIIMRYVSYALLAGDASVLQDRCLNGLRETYAALGVPSGSASRAVAIMKASACAHITNTNNTTGEKRKMPVTDGDCNALSAEAASYFDMVISAIS